Proteins found in one Acidobacteriota bacterium genomic segment:
- the bla gene encoding subclass B3 metallo-beta-lactamase — MVTAAAPAAAAAQADWTEPFPPFRIAGNLYYVGSRGLASYLITTPAGHILINSSLEASVPMIRASVERLGFAFGDIEVLLISHAHWDHDAGSMAVKQATGAAYMVMDADVAVVESGGRADFQYGASHTMLYAPAKVDRILHDGDTVALGGTTLVARLTPGHTKGCTTWTLTVDDDGRRRQVVIVGSPNVNPGYALVGNEAYPEIAADFDRTFRVLRSLRGDIFLGAHGSYFDMEAKYARLEAGGRAVFVDPSGYRRFVREREQAFRAELVRQRAAAAAAAATRVR, encoded by the coding sequence ATGGTGACGGCGGCGGCGCCCGCGGCCGCGGCGGCGCAAGCCGATTGGACCGAGCCGTTCCCGCCGTTCCGCATCGCCGGCAACCTGTACTACGTGGGCAGCCGCGGCCTGGCCAGCTATCTCATCACGACGCCGGCCGGGCACATCCTGATCAACAGCAGCCTCGAAGCGAGCGTGCCGATGATCCGCGCGAGCGTCGAACGGCTCGGCTTCGCGTTCGGCGACATCGAGGTGCTGCTGATCAGCCACGCGCATTGGGATCACGACGCCGGCAGCATGGCGGTCAAGCAGGCGACCGGCGCGGCCTACATGGTGATGGACGCCGACGTGGCGGTGGTCGAATCCGGCGGCCGCGCCGACTTCCAGTACGGCGCGAGCCACACGATGCTCTACGCCCCGGCGAAGGTCGATCGCATCCTTCACGACGGCGACACCGTGGCGCTCGGCGGTACCACGCTCGTGGCGCGCCTGACGCCCGGCCACACCAAGGGCTGCACGACCTGGACGCTGACCGTCGACGACGATGGCCGGCGCCGGCAGGTCGTGATCGTCGGAAGCCCGAACGTGAACCCGGGATACGCGCTCGTTGGCAACGAGGCGTACCCCGAGATCGCCGCCGACTTCGACCGGACGTTCCGGGTGCTGCGCTCGCTGCGCGGCGACATCTTCCTCGGCGCGCACGGCAGCTACTTCGACATGGAGGCGAAGTATGCCCGGCTCGAGGCGGGCGGCCGGGCCGTGTTCGTCGATCCCTCGGGCTACCGCCGCTTCGTGCGGGAACGCGAGCAGGCGTTCCGCGCCGAGCTCGTCCGCCAGCGCGCCGCGGCCGCGGCCGCGGCCGCGACGCGCGTCCGTTGA
- a CDS encoding DUF3079 domain-containing protein, whose translation MKETFLHPRRPERVCWGCEKLCPADDLACGNGTIRTPHPVELFGDDWLDWSRERNETSAPGLCPSGATASPRLEGTDLDGDAARERLTAH comes from the coding sequence GTGAAAGAGACGTTTCTCCACCCTCGCCGGCCAGAGCGTGTCTGCTGGGGATGCGAGAAGCTCTGCCCGGCCGACGACCTGGCCTGCGGCAACGGCACCATCCGAACGCCTCATCCGGTCGAGCTCTTCGGCGACGACTGGCTCGACTGGTCTCGGGAACGGAACGAGACCTCAGCGCCCGGTCTCTGTCCTTCCGGCGCCACCGCATCCCCGCGCCTCGAAGGCACCGATCTGGACGGTGACGCGGCTCGGGAACGGCTGACCGCTCATTGA
- a CDS encoding M20 family peptidase, whose translation MRAVARLALIGIAAVAAIVLVRTAVFTADDPAVEPAPTFALRAGAAERLATAIRIPTITPTAGTPADTEPFAALHAYLRAEYPLVHAAMRREPVGDASALFTWAGSDATLDALLLSAHVDVVPIETGAGARWTYPPFSGAIADGFVWGRGALDDKASVFAIFEALESLCARGFRPARTLLVALGHDEEAGGAAGAARIAGLLRQRRTRVAVVLDEGGVIADGLLPGLRDPVALVGLAEKGSVTVQLTARGPGGHSSMPPANGPIGALSEAIARLEANQMPPRLAGPTRALFDRIGPRLPFVQRAAIANLWLAEPLLLRRLAASPSTNAAIRTTTAVTMFDAGVTPNVLPAEARAVVNFRVLPGDTTGAVLEHVRQVVADPAIAVAPVGPAFEPSPVSSTGSGGYRALARAIRATMPEVVVAPYLVPGATDARHYRDVAIDAYRFLPLRLTPADVERLHGVDERVSIAQYEQAIAVYRTLIEEYAGAAAPSR comes from the coding sequence ATGCGCGCGGTCGCTCGTCTGGCCCTCATCGGGATCGCCGCGGTCGCCGCGATCGTGCTCGTGCGCACCGCCGTCTTCACGGCGGACGACCCGGCCGTCGAGCCGGCGCCAACCTTCGCGCTCCGGGCCGGCGCGGCCGAGCGGCTGGCAACGGCGATCCGCATCCCGACCATCACGCCCACCGCCGGCACACCTGCCGACACGGAGCCGTTCGCCGCACTGCACGCGTACCTCCGCGCGGAGTACCCGCTCGTGCACGCGGCGATGCGGCGCGAGCCGGTGGGCGACGCGTCGGCGCTCTTCACCTGGGCCGGGAGCGATGCCACGCTGGACGCGCTGCTCCTGTCCGCCCACGTCGACGTCGTGCCCATCGAGACCGGCGCCGGCGCCCGATGGACGTATCCGCCGTTCAGCGGCGCCATCGCGGATGGGTTCGTCTGGGGACGCGGCGCCCTCGATGACAAGGCGTCGGTCTTCGCGATCTTCGAAGCGCTCGAGAGCCTGTGTGCGCGCGGGTTCCGGCCGGCGCGTACGTTGCTCGTCGCGCTCGGCCATGACGAGGAAGCCGGCGGCGCGGCTGGCGCTGCCCGCATCGCCGGCCTGCTGCGCCAGCGGCGCACGCGCGTCGCCGTCGTGCTCGACGAGGGAGGCGTCATCGCGGACGGCCTGCTGCCCGGCCTGCGCGACCCGGTCGCGCTCGTCGGCCTCGCCGAGAAAGGCTCGGTGACCGTGCAGTTGACCGCGCGTGGGCCCGGCGGCCACTCGTCGATGCCGCCGGCCAACGGCCCCATCGGCGCGTTGAGCGAGGCCATCGCGCGTCTCGAAGCGAACCAGATGCCGCCGCGCCTCGCCGGGCCGACGCGCGCGCTCTTCGATCGCATCGGGCCGCGGCTGCCGTTCGTCCAGCGTGCCGCGATCGCCAACCTGTGGCTCGCCGAGCCGCTGCTGTTGCGCCGGCTCGCCGCCTCGCCGTCCACCAACGCCGCCATCCGGACGACGACGGCGGTGACGATGTTCGATGCGGGCGTCACGCCGAACGTGCTGCCCGCGGAGGCGCGCGCCGTGGTGAACTTCCGCGTGCTGCCGGGGGACACGACCGGCGCCGTGCTCGAGCACGTGCGGCAGGTCGTCGCCGATCCGGCGATCGCCGTGGCACCGGTCGGTCCGGCATTCGAGCCGTCGCCCGTCTCGTCGACCGGCTCCGGCGGCTACCGCGCGCTCGCGCGCGCGATCCGCGCGACGATGCCGGAGGTCGTCGTCGCGCCGTACCTCGTGCCAGGGGCGACCGATGCGCGCCACTACCGCGATGTCGCGATCGATGCGTACCGCTTCCTGCCGCTGCGGCTGACGCCGGCCGACGTGGAGCGCCTGCACGGCGTGGACGAACGGGTGTCGATCGCGCAGTACGAGCAGGCGATCGCCGTCTATCGGACGCTGATCGAGGAGTATGCCGGCGCCGCGGCGCCAAGCCGGTAG
- a CDS encoding M1 family metallopeptidase, with amino-acid sequence MAVLRRTVVVAALVAAWPGPAGSQPAAPRSPRNASYTLHATLTPATRSIEGRGRLTWRNAAGVPATELRFHMYWNAWRDPSSSWFREHRLVSRKPAAPRRTEDAGQIDLTALTLVQGETREDLLPDARYIAPDDGNEQDQTVLQVPLPRPAAPGETLELDLAWTARVPRPVARTGVLGQYYFIAHWFPKIGVFEDAGWSCHQFHAATEFYADYGAYDVSLTVPGGWIVGATGVERARVDNADGTATHQYVEADVHDFAWTTSPQFVDVRRQIEEPGRPPVDVRLLLQPEHADQVERHYTAVRATLSSYGRWFGPYPYGHLTVVDPVTVMNPNVQGNDTGGMEYPTLITAGARWVSPWTSMDPEGVIVHETGHQFWHGVVGTNEVEHAWMDEGVTTYVTARVIEDAFAGRFTAVERYFGGMVAWPFADVPWSRDLHGNRLMSYRSGPSWDAPAAPTWQYWPGTARNVTYAKTALWLTSLERQIGWDAMRRVLSTYYGRYAYRHPAPSDFFAVVAEVSGRDLTWFFDAVHRSAASFDYAVDQVTSEPIDDGLIRTTVVARRLADGVFPVDVRITFDDGSSVRERWNDAARWRAMSFVRTAAVREVAIDPDRVLTLDLNYTNNTWSARPRAREAAGAWALRWLTWAQTVLLTYAFFV; translated from the coding sequence ATGGCCGTCCTGCGCCGGACCGTCGTCGTGGCCGCGCTCGTCGCCGCGTGGCCGGGGCCGGCCGGGAGCCAGCCGGCGGCGCCGCGCTCGCCCCGCAACGCGAGCTACACGCTCCACGCGACGCTCACGCCAGCCACGCGCAGTATCGAAGGCCGCGGCCGCCTCACGTGGCGGAACGCAGCCGGCGTACCGGCGACCGAGCTTCGCTTCCACATGTACTGGAACGCCTGGCGCGATCCGAGCTCGTCGTGGTTCCGCGAACACCGCCTCGTCTCGCGAAAGCCCGCGGCACCCCGCCGCACCGAGGACGCCGGCCAGATCGACCTCACCGCCTTGACGCTCGTGCAGGGCGAGACGCGCGAGGACCTGCTGCCCGACGCGCGGTACATCGCTCCGGACGACGGGAACGAACAGGATCAGACGGTGCTGCAAGTGCCGCTGCCACGTCCGGCGGCTCCCGGCGAAACGCTCGAGCTCGACCTCGCGTGGACCGCGCGGGTGCCGCGCCCGGTCGCGCGCACGGGCGTCCTCGGGCAGTACTACTTCATCGCGCACTGGTTCCCGAAGATCGGCGTGTTCGAGGATGCCGGATGGAGCTGTCACCAGTTCCACGCGGCTACCGAGTTCTACGCCGACTACGGCGCGTACGACGTGAGCCTGACGGTGCCGGGCGGATGGATCGTCGGCGCCACGGGCGTCGAGCGCGCGCGCGTCGACAACGCCGACGGCACCGCGACGCACCAGTACGTCGAAGCCGACGTCCACGACTTCGCCTGGACGACGAGCCCGCAGTTCGTCGACGTGCGCCGCCAGATCGAAGAGCCCGGGCGGCCGCCCGTCGACGTCCGCCTCCTGCTCCAACCGGAGCACGCGGATCAGGTCGAGCGCCATTACACGGCGGTGCGCGCCACGCTCTCGTCGTACGGCCGATGGTTCGGTCCGTACCCCTACGGACACCTCACCGTCGTCGATCCCGTGACGGTGATGAACCCGAACGTGCAGGGAAACGACACGGGCGGCATGGAGTACCCGACGCTCATCACGGCGGGCGCTCGATGGGTGTCGCCGTGGACGTCGATGGATCCGGAAGGCGTGATCGTCCACGAGACCGGCCACCAGTTCTGGCACGGTGTGGTCGGCACGAACGAAGTCGAGCATGCCTGGATGGACGAGGGTGTGACGACCTACGTGACCGCCCGCGTGATCGAGGACGCGTTCGCTGGACGGTTCACCGCGGTCGAGCGCTACTTCGGCGGCATGGTCGCCTGGCCGTTCGCCGACGTGCCGTGGTCGCGCGACCTGCACGGCAACCGGCTAATGAGCTATCGGAGTGGCCCGAGCTGGGACGCGCCGGCGGCGCCGACCTGGCAGTACTGGCCCGGCACGGCCCGCAACGTGACGTATGCGAAGACGGCGTTGTGGCTGACGTCGCTCGAACGGCAGATCGGCTGGGACGCCATGCGCCGCGTGCTCTCGACCTACTACGGCCGGTATGCCTATCGGCATCCCGCGCCGTCTGATTTCTTCGCCGTCGTCGCGGAAGTCAGCGGCCGTGACCTGACGTGGTTCTTCGACGCCGTCCACCGCAGCGCCGCGTCGTTCGACTACGCGGTCGATCAGGTCACGTCGGAGCCGATCGACGACGGTCTCATTCGGACCACGGTCGTCGCCCGCCGGCTCGCCGACGGCGTGTTCCCCGTCGACGTCCGGATCACGTTCGACGACGGATCGTCCGTGCGGGAGCGATGGAACGACGCGGCGCGCTGGCGGGCGATGTCGTTCGTCCGGACCGCCGCGGTCCGCGAGGTGGCGATCGATCCCGATCGCGTGCTCACGCTCGATCTGAACTACACCAACAACACGTGGAGCGCCCGCCCCCGCGCACGCGAGGCCGCCGGCGCCTGGGCGCTGCGCTGGCTCACCTGGGCGCAGACCGTGCTGCTCACGTATGCCTTCTTCGTCTGA
- a CDS encoding isocitrate lyase/phosphoenolpyruvate mutase family protein — translation MSDQGTVFRALHSSGCFVMPNPWDLGTARVLAQLGFRAVATTSSGFAWSQGRQDHGVPVEEVLAHLSAMAQGVAIPVNADFEAGFADDPDEVARHVSAAAATGIAGLSIEDSTLADSRQLYALAHAVERVRAARAAIDASGRIVVLTARSEGFLAGHPDLEMTIERLTAFAEAGADCLYAPGVRSLEAISRIVRAVSPLPVNVLVGSGFTTVAELAALGVRRISVGGALARTAWAATIAAAREIAERGTFTSLDAAVPSSEIDGRFASEK, via the coding sequence ATGAGCGATCAGGGCACGGTGTTTCGCGCGCTGCACTCGTCCGGGTGCTTCGTCATGCCCAACCCGTGGGACCTCGGCACGGCGCGCGTGCTCGCGCAGCTCGGGTTTCGTGCGGTGGCAACGACGAGCTCGGGCTTCGCCTGGTCGCAGGGCCGCCAGGATCACGGTGTGCCCGTCGAGGAGGTGCTGGCGCACCTCTCGGCGATGGCGCAGGGCGTCGCGATTCCGGTGAACGCCGACTTCGAGGCCGGCTTCGCCGACGATCCCGACGAGGTCGCCAGGCACGTCTCGGCGGCCGCGGCGACCGGCATCGCCGGCCTTTCCATCGAGGACTCGACGCTGGCCGACTCGCGTCAGCTCTACGCGCTCGCCCATGCCGTCGAGCGGGTGCGCGCGGCGCGTGCGGCCATCGACGCGAGCGGCCGCATCGTCGTGCTGACGGCGCGATCGGAGGGCTTTCTCGCCGGCCATCCCGATCTGGAGATGACGATCGAGCGGCTGACCGCCTTCGCCGAGGCGGGGGCCGATTGTCTCTACGCGCCCGGCGTCCGCAGCCTCGAGGCCATCTCGCGCATCGTCCGCGCGGTCTCGCCGTTGCCGGTCAACGTGCTCGTCGGATCCGGCTTCACGACCGTGGCCGAGCTGGCGGCGCTCGGCGTGCGCCGGATCAGCGTCGGCGGTGCGCTCGCCCGGACCGCTTGGGCGGCCACGATCGCCGCGGCGCGCGAGATCGCCGAGCGCGGCACGTTCACGAGCCTCGACGCGGCCGTGCCGTCGTCCGAGATCGACGGGCGATTCGCCAGCGAGAAGTGA
- a CDS encoding dihydrodipicolinate reductase — translation MARIKVLHVGVGPIGAGIVRQVVGRKWLKIVGAVDVDPDKVGRDLGEVAAVGRRVGVKVTSDVAKTIRAAKPDVAILCTQSSLRKALGEFEAVLALKVPIVSTTEELAYPVKRNAATARRIDALARKARVAVLGTGVNPGFVMDALPIALTSVCDRVDAIQIDRVQDARVRRLPFQQKIGAGLTPDAFESRVETGTVRHVGLAESISMIADAMGWKIDRITDEIGPKLAETRVSSAFITVEPGQVAGIVQDGVGYRDGKPVIRLHMEAYLGAPKSYDAVRIDGVPPIAMTITGGVHGDIATVAMVVNSIPKVLNAPPGLRTMRDMILPGFEGRA, via the coding sequence ATGGCGCGGATCAAAGTGCTGCACGTGGGCGTGGGACCGATCGGTGCCGGGATCGTGCGCCAGGTCGTCGGCCGGAAGTGGCTGAAGATCGTCGGTGCGGTCGACGTCGATCCCGACAAGGTGGGCAGGGACCTCGGCGAGGTGGCCGCCGTCGGCCGGCGCGTCGGCGTCAAGGTGACGTCCGACGTGGCGAAGACGATCCGCGCGGCCAAGCCCGACGTCGCCATCCTGTGCACGCAGTCCTCGCTCAGAAAGGCGCTCGGCGAGTTCGAGGCGGTGCTCGCGCTCAAGGTGCCGATCGTTTCGACGACCGAGGAGCTGGCGTACCCGGTGAAGCGCAACGCGGCCACGGCCCGGCGCATCGACGCGCTCGCCCGGAAAGCGCGGGTCGCCGTCCTCGGCACCGGCGTCAACCCCGGCTTCGTCATGGACGCGCTGCCGATCGCGTTGACGAGCGTCTGCGATCGCGTGGACGCCATCCAGATCGATCGCGTGCAGGACGCGCGGGTCCGCCGGCTGCCGTTCCAGCAGAAGATCGGGGCCGGGCTCACGCCAGACGCGTTCGAGAGCCGGGTCGAGACCGGCACGGTCCGCCACGTCGGCCTCGCCGAATCGATCTCGATGATCGCCGACGCGATGGGCTGGAAGATCGACCGCATCACCGACGAGATCGGGCCGAAGCTCGCCGAGACGCGCGTCTCGAGCGCGTTCATCACCGTGGAGCCCGGCCAGGTTGCCGGCATCGTCCAGGACGGCGTGGGGTATCGCGACGGCAAGCCGGTGATCCGGCTGCACATGGAGGCCTACCTCGGGGCGCCGAAGTCCTACGACGCGGTCCGGATCGACGGCGTGCCGCCGATCGCGATGACGATCACCGGCGGTGTGCACGGCGACATCGCGACGGTGGCGATGGTCGTCAACTCGATCCCCAAGGTGCTGAACGCGCCACCCGGCCTCCGCACGATGCGCGACATGATACTGCCGGGCTTCGAAGGGCGCGCGTAG
- a CDS encoding pyridoxamine 5'-phosphate oxidase family protein: MGDVHPGIDNTLRAFIEAQHVFFVATAPLSAEQHVNVSPKGLDALRVLGPHRVAYLDHHGSGAETVAHLRENGRIVLMLCAFTGAPRIVRLHGRGRVLTPDAGDFQTLRPLFPPAHQGRTIVDVEVTRVSTSCGFGVPLYDYVDDRSQLVDWARRKGDSGLRDYCRRKNAASIDGLPAMPPD; encoded by the coding sequence ATGGGCGACGTTCATCCTGGCATCGACAACACGCTTCGAGCGTTCATCGAAGCGCAGCACGTGTTCTTCGTGGCGACGGCGCCGCTGTCGGCCGAGCAGCACGTCAACGTGTCGCCGAAGGGGCTCGACGCGCTGCGAGTCCTCGGCCCGCATCGCGTCGCCTACCTGGATCATCACGGCAGCGGCGCCGAGACCGTCGCGCACCTGCGGGAGAACGGACGAATCGTGCTCATGCTGTGCGCGTTCACCGGCGCGCCGCGCATCGTGCGCCTGCACGGCCGAGGCCGCGTGCTGACGCCCGACGCCGGCGACTTCCAGACGCTGCGGCCGCTGTTTCCGCCGGCGCACCAGGGCCGGACGATCGTCGACGTGGAGGTCACGCGCGTCTCGACCTCGTGCGGATTCGGTGTGCCGCTGTACGACTACGTGGACGACCGCTCGCAGCTCGTCGACTGGGCGCGCCGCAAGGGAGACAGCGGGCTGCGCGACTACTGCCGGAGGAAGAACGCGGCGAGCATCGACGGCTTGCCCGCGATGCCGCCCGACTAG
- a CDS encoding DUF4149 domain-containing protein → MSMLRLLAVLALAFWAGGLVVLGAFTAPTLFEVLQLRDPKAGRELAGLLFGDVLQRFQFGAWAAAGMLIVSLVVRALLGPRPRWFFVRLWIAAAMLAASIVTARLITPRIDGIRRSVAGPIAALADDDQRKISFGRWHALSFGLMLFTIVGGVGLIYWEVRDH, encoded by the coding sequence ATGTCGATGCTGCGCCTGCTGGCCGTGCTCGCCCTGGCGTTCTGGGCTGGCGGCCTCGTGGTGCTCGGCGCGTTCACCGCGCCGACGCTGTTCGAGGTGCTCCAGCTTCGCGATCCCAAGGCGGGACGGGAGCTCGCCGGCCTCCTCTTCGGAGACGTGCTTCAGCGCTTCCAGTTCGGAGCGTGGGCGGCCGCGGGCATGCTGATCGTCTCGCTCGTGGTCCGGGCGCTGCTCGGGCCCAGGCCGCGCTGGTTCTTCGTGCGCCTGTGGATCGCCGCCGCGATGTTGGCCGCCAGCATCGTCACCGCCCGGCTCATCACGCCGCGCATCGACGGCATCCGGCGGAGCGTCGCCGGCCCGATTGCGGCCCTCGCCGACGACGACCAGCGGAAGATCTCGTTCGGACGGTGGCACGCCCTCTCGTTCGGGCTGATGCTGTTCACGATCGTCGGCGGCGTGGGCCTCATCTACTGGGAAGTCCGGGATCACTAG
- a CDS encoding beta-lactamase family protein produces MTRRLIATAITVLLGITLVIAQAGSRAPALAPPAPRPVPAGTASGLDPARLARLDRLLQQYVDDERIAGAVALVLRNGRTAYERAVGWSDREAGRPMAADTIFRIASQTKAITSTAILALYEEGRIGLADPVSRFIPAYAATTVITKSEAGLATVPARRQITIRDLLTHTAGISYGTSADVAAQYEARGLGPAAGFGWYTADKDEPVCDTMERLASLPFVSQPGEAYVYGYNTDVLGCVVERASGMSLDEFVRSRVTGPLGMTDTHFFLPADQRARLAAVYSSGAGGRIVRAPDGARGQGHYVDGPRRSYAGGAGLVSTARDYARFLEMIRNGGALGSVRILAPRTVQLMTTNQIGTLHSTTGLGFGLGFQTTDRYGANGMDSVGAFGWSGAYGTMYRVDPSSGLTIVLMLQLIPNATDIQTKYPTLVYQALP; encoded by the coding sequence ATGACGCGCCGTCTGATCGCGACCGCCATCACGGTTCTGCTCGGCATCACGCTCGTGATCGCGCAAGCCGGTTCGCGCGCACCGGCGTTGGCGCCGCCGGCGCCGCGTCCTGTGCCGGCCGGCACGGCCAGCGGGCTCGACCCCGCGCGGCTCGCCCGGCTCGATCGCCTGCTCCAGCAGTACGTCGACGACGAGCGGATCGCCGGCGCCGTGGCGCTCGTGCTGCGCAACGGCCGCACGGCGTACGAACGCGCCGTCGGCTGGAGCGACAGGGAGGCCGGGCGGCCGATGGCGGCCGATACGATCTTCCGCATCGCGTCGCAGACGAAGGCCATCACCAGCACGGCGATCCTGGCGCTGTACGAAGAGGGCCGGATCGGGCTGGCCGATCCGGTCAGTCGCTTCATCCCGGCGTACGCGGCCACCACCGTGATCACGAAGAGCGAGGCCGGCCTCGCGACGGTGCCGGCGCGGCGTCAAATCACGATTCGCGATCTGCTGACGCACACCGCCGGCATCTCGTACGGCACGTCGGCAGACGTCGCGGCCCAGTACGAGGCTCGAGGCCTCGGTCCGGCGGCCGGCTTCGGCTGGTACACGGCCGACAAGGACGAGCCGGTGTGCGACACCATGGAGCGGCTCGCGTCGCTGCCGTTCGTCTCGCAGCCGGGCGAGGCCTACGTGTACGGCTACAACACGGACGTGCTCGGGTGCGTCGTCGAGCGCGCCTCGGGGATGTCGCTCGACGAGTTCGTGCGGAGCCGCGTCACCGGCCCGCTCGGCATGACGGACACGCACTTCTTCCTGCCGGCGGATCAGCGCGCGCGGCTCGCGGCCGTGTACTCCAGCGGAGCCGGCGGGCGCATCGTGCGCGCCCCGGACGGCGCGCGCGGCCAGGGCCACTACGTCGACGGCCCGCGCCGGAGCTACGCGGGCGGTGCGGGGCTCGTGTCCACCGCGCGCGACTACGCGCGCTTCCTCGAGATGATCCGCAACGGCGGCGCGCTCGGCAGCGTGCGGATCCTCGCCCCGCGCACCGTCCAATTGATGACCACCAACCAGATCGGCACGCTGCACTCGACCACGGGCCTGGGGTTCGGCCTGGGCTTCCAGACCACCGACCGGTACGGCGCGAACGGCATGGACTCGGTCGGCGCGTTCGGCTGGAGCGGGGCCTACGGCACGATGTACCGCGTCGATCCTTCGTCCGGTCTGACGATCGTGCTGATGTTGCAGCTCATCCCGAACGCCACCGACATCCAGACGAAGTACCCGACCCTCGTGTATCAGGCGCTGCCGTGA